In the genome of Taurinivorans muris, one region contains:
- a CDS encoding terminase gpA endonuclease subunit — protein sequence MSQLLLIPKQEVRKNKKTVHAGLPAWLPEAVAGSLAGISSYAFNFSSSERKVFLKRKPVLISEWAERHRVLEMSSIPGKWKNIFSPYLKGIMDAAGTNGIETVIICKTPQCGGSEASHNIVGYCVDRSPGPVMYVFPDEITARENAKDRIIPMIKASPRLREYLTNYENDMSSLRINFLHMPIYLGWSGSVSRLGNKPIRTLILDELDKYKDPKNEATSEALAEKRTTTWGSRKKIIKISTPTKAGSSKIWKALTEEAEARFDYYVKCPDCGFVQLMRFENITWEGKKPVIDEKDENIYERSIAEKILSHKLAYYACEFCGTLWSDEKRDMAVRHGEWKERTSGLELFAHINLYKPIKIGFQIPSWISRFVSLSEIVNVWFKYKISNATEDYKDFKNQYCAEVWEEIFEERNEDAILALCDDRPRGMVPGFDLEQKTSRVATLLATVDTQLHYFRYVIRAWGYGENAETWLVQEGIAKNIEQLDQILWQSDYMDNENRVYKVRAALVDAMGHPERSSEVINWALKNRQRVLLSQGVHSPANPVSYTPWEYFPNSTGSKIKIPGGIMLHRIDTTLFKGMLAHALKVNPADPGAFHLHENMKLQPNSPTGILDGYAKEMCAEVWNDEKHIWENPRKRPNHAFDCEYMQFALVWILNIKNIPRPEQKANGAHHVAPPVPTPSRNGTNLLAKLRR from the coding sequence ATGAGCCAATTATTATTGATACCGAAACAAGAGGTGCGGAAGAATAAAAAAACGGTACATGCGGGGCTTCCCGCATGGCTTCCCGAAGCTGTTGCCGGTTCTTTAGCCGGCATCAGCTCTTATGCGTTTAATTTTTCAAGTTCCGAAAGAAAGGTTTTTTTGAAGCGCAAGCCTGTTTTAATCAGCGAGTGGGCGGAACGGCATAGGGTGCTTGAGATGTCTTCCATTCCAGGAAAGTGGAAAAATATTTTTTCGCCATATTTGAAAGGCATTATGGATGCGGCGGGAACAAACGGTATAGAAACGGTGATTATCTGCAAAACGCCCCAATGCGGAGGGAGCGAGGCAAGTCATAATATAGTCGGATACTGTGTTGACCGTTCTCCCGGTCCTGTCATGTATGTGTTTCCTGATGAAATTACGGCACGGGAAAACGCCAAGGACAGAATCATACCTATGATAAAGGCAAGTCCGAGGCTTAGGGAATATCTGACAAATTATGAAAACGACATGTCAAGTCTGCGTATTAATTTCCTGCATATGCCCATTTATCTTGGCTGGTCGGGCTCTGTGTCCCGTTTGGGAAACAAGCCTATTCGCACGCTGATTTTGGATGAGCTCGACAAATACAAAGACCCGAAAAACGAAGCGACTTCCGAAGCATTGGCGGAAAAGCGAACCACAACATGGGGGAGCAGGAAAAAAATCATAAAAATTTCCACGCCGACAAAAGCAGGCTCAAGCAAAATTTGGAAAGCACTGACTGAAGAGGCGGAGGCTCGTTTTGATTATTATGTAAAATGTCCCGATTGCGGTTTTGTGCAGCTCATGCGTTTTGAAAATATCACATGGGAGGGCAAAAAGCCCGTTATTGATGAAAAGGACGAAAATATTTATGAGCGATCTATTGCTGAAAAAATTTTGAGTCATAAGCTTGCTTATTATGCGTGTGAATTTTGCGGTACGCTTTGGAGCGATGAAAAAAGGGATATGGCTGTTCGGCATGGTGAATGGAAGGAAAGAACATCGGGGCTGGAATTGTTTGCGCACATAAATTTATATAAGCCCATAAAAATCGGTTTTCAGATACCTTCATGGATAAGCCGTTTTGTGAGTTTGTCCGAGATTGTGAATGTCTGGTTCAAATATAAAATCAGTAATGCGACGGAAGATTATAAGGATTTTAAAAACCAGTATTGCGCCGAAGTTTGGGAAGAGATTTTTGAAGAACGGAATGAAGACGCAATTCTTGCCCTTTGCGACGACAGACCTCGGGGGATGGTTCCTGGTTTTGATTTGGAGCAAAAAACTTCCCGTGTGGCAACTCTTCTTGCTACGGTTGATACCCAGCTGCATTATTTCAGATATGTCATCCGAGCTTGGGGATACGGGGAGAATGCCGAAACATGGCTTGTTCAAGAGGGGATAGCCAAAAACATAGAACAGCTCGACCAAATTTTATGGCAAAGCGATTATATGGATAATGAAAACCGTGTGTACAAAGTGCGTGCCGCACTGGTTGACGCAATGGGACATCCGGAACGGAGCAGCGAGGTTATCAATTGGGCTTTGAAAAACAGACAACGGGTTCTTTTGTCGCAAGGGGTACATAGCCCCGCCAATCCCGTAAGCTATACGCCTTGGGAGTATTTTCCGAACAGCACAGGTTCAAAAATAAAAATCCCCGGCGGTATCATGCTGCACAGAATAGACACCACTCTTTTTAAAGGCATGCTCGCCCATGCTCTGAAAGTCAATCCTGCCGACCCCGGAGCCTTTCATCTGCACGAAAACATGAAATTGCAGCCCAATTCGCCGACGGGGATTTTAGACGGTTACGCAAAAGAAATGTGTGCCGAGGTTTGGAACGATGAAAAACACATTTGGGAAAACCCGCGGAAACGCCCCAATCATGCTTTTGACTGCGAATATATGCAATTCGCTTTGGTGTGGATATTGAACATAAAAAACATTCCCCGCCCCGAACAAAAAGCAAACGG
- a CDS encoding DUF6402 family protein, with translation MAEGDSFFIIGNGNEKALNKAGYELKKTVTRHTRRKEDDIFFCLPLIADAMGNKANEKDRIGWHYLRDMFYKWLAGKANDVPQNNPNPFWVDIDWVLSYFPEEFLSVNFPNAAKNEKAIISLNNILAREGYFEKQNNEFDFVNNLWQEWERYYYQRVDIEEYQLVGIGIIAALETFTFRFLPKGKIEYLDENKYKIIVEQVAVFVHDVFNFEGDANLLFDTLGCWSCEEKDVSIVPKNDTYKKMSNAKFRDFREHNKIGNDFLVLSKLKELNITFEYFHTV, from the coding sequence GTGGCGGAGGGAGATAGTTTTTTCATTATCGGCAACGGGAATGAAAAGGCGTTGAATAAAGCAGGCTATGAATTAAAAAAAACAGTTACACGGCATACAAGAAGAAAAGAAGACGATATTTTCTTTTGCCTGCCGCTGATTGCCGACGCAATGGGCAATAAAGCCAATGAAAAAGACAGAATAGGCTGGCATTATCTGCGGGATATGTTTTATAAATGGCTTGCAGGCAAAGCCAATGATGTTCCGCAAAATAATCCCAATCCCTTTTGGGTGGATATTGATTGGGTGTTAAGTTATTTCCCTGAAGAATTTTTATCTGTTAATTTTCCTAATGCTGCAAAAAATGAAAAAGCGATTATTTCACTGAATAATATTCTTGCTCGTGAAGGCTATTTTGAAAAACAGAATAATGAATTTGATTTTGTTAATAATTTGTGGCAAGAGTGGGAACGTTATTATTATCAACGAGTTGATATCGAAGAATATCAACTCGTAGGAATAGGAATAATTGCAGCTTTAGAAACTTTTACATTTCGTTTTTTACCAAAAGGAAAAATTGAATATTTAGATGAAAATAAATATAAAATTATTGTTGAACAAGTGGCAGTTTTTGTGCATGATGTTTTTAATTTTGAGGGTGATGCAAATCTTTTGTTTGATACTTTAGGCTGTTGGAGTTGTGAAGAAAAAGATGTAAGTATTGTTCCTAAGAATGATACTTACAAAAAAATGAGTAATGCAAAATTTAGAGATTTTAGAGAACACAATAAAATAGGCAATGATTTTTTAGTATTATCAAAGCTGAAAGAATTAAATATTACTTTTGAATATTTTCATACGGTGTAA
- a CDS encoding PAAR domain-containing protein, protein MPAITRKGDKSTGHDGCAPVEAIEGANNFLVNGKPVVLVGDKYASHGCLVHSSHQGQLSGGSPSFFVNGSWAGKAIP, encoded by the coding sequence ATGCCGGCAATTACAAGAAAAGGCGATAAAAGCACAGGGCATGACGGCTGCGCCCCGGTTGAAGCGATCGAAGGTGCAAATAATTTTTTAGTCAATGGCAAGCCCGTTGTTTTGGTTGGCGATAAATACGCTTCGCACGGTTGTTTGGTGCATAGTTCGCATCAAGGACAACTCTCAGGCGGCAGTCCTTCGTTTTTTGTCAATGGGAGTTGGGCGGGTAAGGCGATCCCATAA
- a CDS encoding DUF6402 family protein — MPAITRKGDKSTGHDGCAPVEAVEGANNFLVNGKPVVLVGDKYASHGCLVHSPHQGQLAGGSPSFFVNGRAVGRVGDPISCGGTVAKGDSFFIIGNGNEKALNKAGYELKKTVTRHTRRKEDDIFFCLPLIADAMGNKANEKDRIGWHYLRDMFYKWLAGKANDVPQNNPNPFWVDIDWVLSYEKAEEQWEYALQNRILNENAHKEIKAHLIELGYIAEKRTEFDFINIPSSEWDKHYYQHVSINFSNYEMMEEAFINFTGLFVALGSFTFKFLAKGKIEYQENDFFIQIEQVAGFVHDVFNFEDDYYGGFLGFWSCEEKNMTINPISNESYKRIGNGKFRDFREYNRIGNDFIVLSKQKIIDIINNTQ, encoded by the coding sequence ATGCCGGCAATCACAAGAAAAGGCGATAAAAGCACAGGGCATGACGGCTGCGCGCCGGTTGAAGCGGTCGAAGGTGCAAATAATTTTTTAGTCAACGGCAAGCCCGTTGTATTGGTGGGCGATAAATACGCTTCGCACGGTTGTTTGGTGCATAGTCCGCATCAAGGACAACTCGCAGGCGGCAGTCCTTCGTTTTTTGTCAATGGGCGAGCAGTTGGGCGGGTAGGCGATCCCATAAGCTGCGGCGGAACCGTTGCAAAGGGAGATAGTTTTTTCATTATCGGCAACGGGAATGAAAAGGCGTTGAATAAAGCAGGCTATGAATTAAAAAAAACAGTTACACGGCATACAAGAAGAAAAGAAGATGATATTTTCTTTTGCCTGCCGCTGATTGCCGACGCAATGGGAAATAAAGCCAATGAAAAAGACAGAATTGGCTGGCATTATCTGCGGGATATGTTTTATAAATGGCTTGCAGGCAAAGCCAATGATGTTCCGCAAAACAATCCCAATCCCTTTTGGGTGGATATTGATTGGGTGCTATCTTATGAGAAAGCAGAAGAACAATGGGAATACGCACTGCAAAATAGAATTTTAAATGAAAATGCCCATAAAGAAATAAAAGCACATTTAATAGAGTTAGGCTATATTGCAGAAAAAAGAACGGAATTTGATTTTATCAATATTCCCTCTTCAGAATGGGATAAGCATTATTATCAGCATGTATCTATTAATTTTAGTAACTATGAAATGATGGAAGAAGCTTTTATAAATTTTACAGGCTTATTTGTTGCTCTTGGAAGTTTTACGTTCAAATTTTTAGCTAAAGGAAAAATTGAATATCAAGAAAATGATTTTTTTATTCAAATAGAGCAGGTAGCTGGTTTTGTGCATGATGTATTCAATTTTGAAGATGATTATTATGGAGGTTTTTTAGGTTTTTGGAGTTGTGAAGAAAAGAATATGACTATTAATCCTATAAGCAATGAAAGCTACAAACGAATAGGGAATGGTAAGTTTAGAGATTTTAGGGAATATAATAGAATAGGTAATGATTTTATTGTATTGTCAAAACAAAAAATAATTGACATAATAAATAATACACAATAG
- a CDS encoding phage baseplate assembly protein V — translation MKDSSQIVKELLRVGTVTVKDPENMCCRVTFSDTPTNAVTSYWLPVLVTRAHGDTYYDLPDIGSKVLCAFLPNGHEEGFILGSYYPKGKAPETDGDIYCHAFKDGTYIEYNRKEHRLIASCVCDVNLSAQGTLNLRAENINMAAGSVINIQAPQVKVQE, via the coding sequence ATGAAAGATAGTTCACAAATAGTAAAAGAACTTTTACGGGTCGGGACGGTTACCGTAAAAGACCCCGAAAATATGTGCTGCAGGGTGACTTTTTCAGATACGCCAACGAACGCCGTAACCTCTTACTGGCTTCCTGTTTTGGTTACCCGTGCCCATGGCGACACGTATTACGATTTGCCCGACATCGGCTCAAAGGTGCTTTGCGCTTTTTTGCCGAACGGGCACGAAGAAGGCTTTATTTTAGGCTCGTATTACCCGAAGGGAAAAGCACCCGAAACCGACGGTGATATTTATTGCCATGCGTTCAAGGACGGGACGTATATAGAATACAATAGGAAAGAGCATAGACTGATTGCTTCCTGCGTTTGTGATGTCAACCTTTCTGCACAAGGCACGCTGAATTTACGGGCGGAAAATATAAATATGGCGGCTGGGTCAGTAATCAATATTCAAGCACCGCAAGTAAAGGTACAGGAGTAA
- a CDS encoding helix-turn-helix domain-containing protein yields MRKREQDKFFNWQQACEFLNCSKSYFYHLVTTGKLKAFCLGKRKGIRVYKSSCIEFLKIKKL; encoded by the coding sequence ATGAGAAAAAGAGAGCAAGATAAGTTTTTTAATTGGCAGCAGGCTTGTGAATTTTTGAATTGCAGTAAGTCATATTTTTATCATTTAGTAACTACCGGAAAATTAAAAGCATTTTGTCTTGGCAAAAGAAAAGGAATACGGGTTTATAAAAGTTCTTGTATTGAATTTTTGAAAATTAAAAAATTATAA
- a CDS encoding DNA primase family protein, with translation MEDKEKSYQEKIEQRIALEKSRKNLKNKKAIPKLKIFNKADIQKEIENRIQAVSDEDILAFLDENTQGDAKLYQYLHNDFVIYVKFWNRFLIWAGNHWAEDDTNLQYSYIENVCKCYQRVADNKKELLDKEKSKEAQSILLKILDSVERRIKLLRTPRGGESVLTMVQRIESPMMCLPKQIDKHYYKLACPNGVIDIRTGDITPGNPKDLLLKSCITPYNKDLLELEDPCPETSAFLLRSMDGNQELVNFIWRILGYGIIRDRKDHIFTIFWGEHGRNGKDTLIKLITKVLGLDLSGDIPVEMFLQTTQVRNSSAPSPDILALRGMCIGWVNEAEEGQRFALAKLKKLTGGGYITARGLQDKEQTTWLQTHLPIMTTNELPKAKADDAAFWQRTIIVKWLLSFVDNPTEPYQRQADKKLDQKLEKEAEGVLVRLIQGAMDYLQNGLNIPDKVQEWTSGQRMQWDDIAQFIEECCNVEAYQENPNDYKMKTPASDLHEYFVIWYAKNKDNREKAKISSKLFSQLLDKKNIPSIRSNGTKRLGISLKFDCQKELENHRDSKNVY, from the coding sequence ATGGAAGATAAAGAAAAAAGTTATCAAGAAAAGATTGAGCAGCGTATTGCGTTGGAAAAGTCTAGAAAAAATCTAAAAAATAAAAAGGCAATACCGAAGCTTAAAATATTCAATAAGGCGGATATTCAAAAAGAAATAGAAAACCGGATACAGGCTGTTTCCGATGAGGATATTCTTGCTTTTTTGGATGAGAACACGCAGGGTGACGCAAAACTATATCAATATCTGCATAATGACTTTGTTATTTACGTCAAATTTTGGAACAGGTTTTTAATTTGGGCGGGCAACCATTGGGCTGAAGACGATACAAATTTGCAATATTCGTATATAGAAAATGTTTGTAAGTGTTATCAGAGAGTTGCGGACAATAAAAAAGAGCTGCTCGATAAAGAAAAAAGCAAAGAAGCGCAATCAATTCTTTTGAAGATACTTGACAGCGTCGAGCGCAGGATAAAACTGCTTCGTACTCCCAGAGGCGGTGAGAGCGTTTTGACAATGGTTCAGCGGATTGAAAGTCCTATGATGTGTCTGCCGAAGCAGATAGACAAGCATTACTATAAATTGGCTTGCCCTAACGGCGTGATAGACATCCGCACAGGCGACATCACACCGGGAAATCCGAAAGATTTACTTTTGAAGTCGTGCATTACGCCGTACAATAAAGATTTATTGGAACTGGAGGACCCGTGCCCGGAAACGTCCGCTTTTTTACTCCGTTCCATGGACGGCAATCAGGAACTTGTGAATTTCATATGGCGTATTCTAGGCTATGGAATCATCCGCGACCGCAAAGACCATATTTTTACCATATTTTGGGGTGAGCACGGCAGAAACGGAAAAGACACGCTGATAAAACTCATCACAAAAGTTTTGGGCTTGGATTTGTCAGGCGACATACCTGTTGAAATGTTTTTACAAACAACGCAGGTTCGGAACTCGTCGGCGCCCAGTCCGGATATTCTCGCTTTGCGCGGCATGTGCATAGGCTGGGTCAACGAAGCGGAAGAGGGACAGCGTTTTGCGCTTGCCAAGCTGAAAAAGCTGACGGGCGGGGGCTATATAACCGCACGGGGTTTGCAGGATAAAGAGCAAACAACATGGCTGCAAACGCATTTGCCTATTATGACGACCAATGAACTGCCAAAGGCAAAAGCGGATGACGCGGCGTTTTGGCAGCGGACAATCATAGTTAAATGGCTGCTGTCGTTTGTGGATAATCCCACGGAACCTTACCAGAGGCAGGCGGATAAAAAACTCGATCAAAAACTTGAAAAAGAGGCTGAGGGTGTTTTAGTGCGGCTTATTCAGGGCGCAATGGATTATCTGCAAAACGGATTGAACATTCCTGATAAGGTGCAGGAATGGACCAGCGGTCAGCGCATGCAGTGGGACGACATAGCCCAATTTATCGAGGAATGCTGCAATGTTGAAGCATATCAAGAAAACCCTAATGACTATAAAATGAAAACGCCCGCATCCGATTTGCACGAGTATTTTGTTATTTGGTATGCCAAAAATAAAGACAACAGGGAAAAAGCGAAAATATCGAGCAAGCTGTTTTCTCAGCTTTTGGATAAGAAAAATATACCGTCAATCCGTTCCAACGGGACGAAAAGGCTTGGGATAAGCTTAAAATTCGATTGTCAGAAAGAACTGGAAAATCACAGGGACAGCAAAAATGTGTATTGA
- a CDS encoding methyltransferase domain-containing protein, whose amino-acid sequence MNGNALDFFHTLAKKDGIEPDVVKFSKSNDFSAFDMDFVKPYLGCSVDWLDVGAGTGLLINGLHQKVRNIVAIEPVEEFSNFIVKAENVSVINETHSGYIEKYADMPFELITCFGFIQYLNTQEALDFYKKFYPLLKENGKFIVKNQFGVQGDVVVDTFSEALQSVYYSEYRTLEHEKKLMAEAGFKNFEVVDIYPPECSKWDNTHYFAIVAEK is encoded by the coding sequence ATGAATGGGAATGCATTGGATTTTTTTCATACTTTGGCTAAAAAAGACGGAATTGAACCTGATGTTGTAAAATTTTCAAAGAGCAATGATTTTTCTGCATTCGATATGGATTTTGTTAAGCCATATCTCGGTTGTTCTGTCGACTGGTTGGATGTCGGGGCGGGTACTGGTTTGCTTATCAACGGGTTACATCAAAAGGTTAGAAACATCGTTGCCATAGAGCCTGTTGAAGAATTTTCAAATTTTATTGTCAAAGCTGAAAATGTGAGCGTTATTAATGAAACCCACAGTGGGTACATAGAAAAATATGCGGATATGCCCTTTGAACTTATCACTTGTTTCGGGTTTATTCAATATTTAAACACTCAAGAAGCGCTTGATTTTTATAAGAAGTTTTATCCGCTTTTAAAAGAGAACGGAAAATTTATCGTTAAAAATCAATTCGGCGTCCAAGGTGATGTTGTTGTCGATACTTTTTCCGAAGCGCTGCAATCTGTCTATTATTCTGAATACAGAACGCTGGAGCATGAGAAAAAGCTGATGGCGGAAGCAGGTTTTAAAAATTTTGAAGTTGTGGATATTTATCCGCCTGAATGCAGTAAATGGGATAATACGCATTATTTTGCAATAGTTGCAGAAAAATGA
- a CDS encoding NTP transferase domain-containing protein, with protein sequence MPFAQSVIISCAGIGSRLGLATTKALININGKSLIRWQLEQFNDVEDVRVVVGFQAQDVIDEVLAYRKDVVFVYNHSYFETKTGASYYLGARHGAEYAFEYDGDLLVHPDDLKMLLNLDGEWVAYSDKMSDDAVYVKVNPQGEVVSFSREQGDFEWTGPCCIKKQKLRYHSGNVFNQLEPYLPMKGVKIRACDIDTFEDYQRAVVWVQKNL encoded by the coding sequence ATGCCGTTTGCTCAATCAGTTATTATAAGCTGTGCGGGAATAGGGTCCAGGCTTGGTCTTGCAACGACCAAAGCCCTTATCAATATCAACGGGAAAAGCCTTATCCGTTGGCAGCTGGAACAGTTTAATGATGTGGAAGACGTACGTGTCGTTGTCGGTTTTCAAGCCCAAGATGTGATTGATGAAGTTCTTGCTTATAGAAAAGATGTTGTTTTTGTATATAATCATTCGTATTTCGAAACAAAAACAGGAGCCAGCTATTATTTGGGAGCGAGGCATGGCGCGGAATACGCTTTTGAATACGATGGCGATTTGCTTGTTCATCCCGATGACTTAAAAATGTTGCTCAATCTTGACGGGGAATGGGTAGCGTATTCAGATAAAATGTCAGATGACGCTGTTTATGTTAAAGTTAATCCGCAAGGCGAGGTTGTTTCTTTCTCAAGAGAACAGGGGGATTTTGAATGGACCGGGCCCTGTTGCATCAAAAAACAAAAATTGCGGTATCATTCCGGAAATGTTTTTAATCAGTTGGAACCGTATTTGCCCATGAAAGGCGTTAAAATCAGGGCTTGTGATATTGATACCTTTGAAGATTACCAAAGAGCCGTGGTTTGGGTACAAAAAAATTTATAG
- a CDS encoding HAD-IB family phosphatase — MVKFIFDLDGTLTKKETLPIISDYFSLQEKIAELTTQTVQGNIPFVESFIRRVSILGKCPVSEVSELLAKVELHENVHSFISANPEHCVIATGNLLCWVDKTIRKIGCKAYCSEASVENDTVTKIIFILRKEAVVDYYKKQGDFVVFIGDGNNDMEAMRLADVSIATGLIHAPANSVLAVADYAVYNEEALCRLLNQLL; from the coding sequence ATGGTTAAATTTATTTTTGATTTAGACGGAACATTAACTAAAAAAGAAACATTGCCGATTATTTCCGATTACTTTTCTTTACAGGAAAAAATTGCGGAATTGACCACGCAGACGGTGCAAGGCAACATTCCTTTTGTGGAATCTTTTATTCGACGTGTTTCAATACTTGGAAAATGTCCTGTTTCGGAAGTTTCTGAATTGCTTGCAAAGGTGGAATTGCATGAAAACGTGCATTCTTTCATTTCAGCCAATCCGGAACATTGCGTTATTGCAACAGGAAACCTGCTGTGTTGGGTTGATAAGACAATTCGGAAAATCGGCTGCAAGGCTTATTGCTCGGAAGCATCGGTTGAAAATGATACTGTGACGAAAATCATCTTTATTTTAAGAAAAGAAGCTGTTGTCGATTATTATAAAAAGCAAGGTGATTTTGTTGTATTCATCGGTGATGGCAACAATGATATGGAAGCTATGCGTTTGGCGGATGTTTCCATTGCGACGGGACTGATTCATGCTCCTGCAAACAGCGTGCTCGCTGTTGCGGATTATGCGGTATACAACGAGGAGGCTTTATGCCGTTTGCTCAATCAGTTATTATAA